In the Malaclemys terrapin pileata isolate rMalTer1 chromosome 18, rMalTer1.hap1, whole genome shotgun sequence genome, GATGCATTGTCTGACCGGGCCATAGGGGAATCCCCAGGGATTATACAGGCCCCTGGGAGCAGGAACTCTGAtggcagagggtgggagggtgtgggggaaagGGCTTGATACACACAGGCTGTAACGTGTCCTGCAGAGGAGTAGCTTTGGGTCATGATCTTTCTGCAGGGAAAGTGGCACCACTGATAGACTGTGTGGGATCCAGGACCCAGGGCTGTGACCCACTGGGCCGTGTCCCTCACTACTGCAGGTGTGGGGAGTTTGCAGCCAAAATTTGGGATGAGTGGCAAGATCCTTTGACTCCACAGCCTCCTCCTTTCCCTGGCAGCTGGTGTCGGTGGCCTCAGCACACACGCCCTGTTGGAGAGCCCTTGGCACAGGAGTTTGCTGAGAGCTGAGGGGGTGCAGAACCCGCTGTTGTAAGATACAGTCACCCCACAGGACACACGGTGCTGTTAGCTCGCAGTGTCCCACGCATCGTGTCTGCCGTGTTAAACACCTCCCCGAAAACCCCTGCAGAGTATGAACAGGGGCCTGTTTGTCTTCTGGGAAACCTACGTGTGCACGTGCAAAGTAGCTAGTTAGAGAATAAACTGCCCAGGAGTAGGTTACAGGACCTAATGCCAGGGCTGTGCCAGCAGATTCGGGCTCAGTGTCTGCATCCGTTGTTGAAGCCTCTTTGACAATGGGCTGGCAAAGCATGCGGggtgtcagtgcagacactgctgTCTGTGGCACACCGGAGGGGCCCTTTCTCACTGACCCAGGGTGGGAAGAGCTGAGCAGGGTTCTGTTCCACGGGGTTTAGTGAAAGCGATCTCTCTCTTGTGCACAGTCTGGCCCAAGGACTGCAGCGAGATAACCTGGAACAGGGTCAGTGGCGTCTTCGTCATCCAGCCCACAGGATTCCACCAGATTGTCGTTTACTGTGACTTGAACAGCACCAGCGAGGGCTGGACGGTCCTCCAGCGGAACCGGCACGACACACAGATCACCTGGGctgagtcctggagcacctacaagtacggcttTGGCAACGTGCAGGATGACTACTGGCTGGGGACGGAGTACATCTATCGGATCGCCAAGCAGAAGGTCTACCAGGTCAGGTTTGTCATCCACGATTCATCCGGCACCATGAAATACGCAGACTACAACCTCTTCGGTCTGGAAGACGAGTCCAAAGGCtacaggctgaggctgggctcTTACACTGGGACTGCAGGGGACGCCATGACTTCAAACAATCCTACCACCGTGCATGACAACATGAAGTTCTCCACTAAAGACCTGGATCAGGACACTTCCAGTGGGAACTGTGCGTCTAGCTATGAGGGGGGCTGGTGGTACTCGGCTTGTCATTCTGTTCGACTGAACGTCAAAGGGAGCATCACTTGGGGTAGTTTCTGTAGTGGGAACTGCCAAGCCTCCGCCATCCTCATCAAACCAGCGTCCTACTGTtagtcaccccttccccaccctcctgtctgcagtgaggccaacccctgctccacgaagggagggaaaagggtcAGAGTGTGTCATGGCCAAACCTCACACCCAACTCGGAGGGGGAAGTATGTTTATCCAAAATGGGgcaattttctcttttcttttct is a window encoding:
- the LOC128825739 gene encoding fibrinogen-like protein 1-like protein isoform X2, with amino-acid sequence MAARCPRLLLLAGLLALSAPVLTLEIHNLNILKGPTHAIRNIHPKHLKADQGKGSLRHSRASDPQLPEAHVWPKDCSEITWNRVSGVFVIQPTGFHQIVVYCDLNSTSEGWTVLQRNRHDTQITWAESWSTYKYGFGNVQDDYWLGTEYIYRIAKQKVYQVRFVIHDSSGTMKYADYNLFGLEDESKGYRLRLGSYTGTAGDAMTSNNPTTVHDNMKFSTKDLDQDTSSGNCASSYEGGWWYSACHSVRLNVKGSITWGSFCSGNCQASAILIKPASYC
- the LOC128825739 gene encoding fibrinogen-like protein 1-like protein isoform X3 — its product is MAARCPRLLLLAGLLALSAPVLTLEIHNLNILKGPTHAIRNIHPKHLKAVWPKDCSEITWNRVSGVFVIQPTGFHQIVVYCDLNSTSEGWTVLQRNRHDTQITWAESWSTYKYGFGNVQDDYWLGTEYIYRIAKQKVYQVRFVIHDSSGTMKYADYNLFGLEDESKGYRLRLGSYTGTAGDAMTSNNPTTVHDNMKFSTKDLDQDTSSGNCASSYEGGWWYSACHSVRLNVKGSITWGSFCSGNCQASAILIKPASYC